The following nucleotide sequence is from Mycobacterium sp. Z3061.
CCCGCAGCGCCGCGGCGGCCATCGCCGAAGACGGCGGTGTCGAACTCGACGGCGTGACGGCGGGCAAGTCCGACCGCCTGAACGCCGGGGCCTGGTTGCAGGTGCGACTGCCGGAGCCGCCCAAGCCCCCGGAGAACACCCCCGTCGACATCGAGGGCATGACGATCCTCTACTCCGACGACGACATCGTCGCAGTCGACAAGCCGGCCGCGGTGGCCGCGCACGCCTCGGTCGGCTGGACCGGCCCCACGGTGCTGGGCGGCCTGGCGGCCGCCGGCTACCGGATCACCACCTCGGGTGTGCACGAGCGCCAGGGGATCGTGCATCGCCTCGACGTCGGAACCTCCGGGGTGATGGTGGTGGCCATCTCCGAACGCGCCTACACCGTCCTCAAGCGGGCGTTCAAACAGCGCACCGTGGAAAAGCGGTATCACGCCTTGGTGCAGGGCCATCCGGACCCGTCCAGCGGAACCATCGACGCCCCGATCGGCCGCCACCCCGGCCCGGAGTGGAAGTTCGCGGTTACCCGGGATGGCCGGCACAGCATCACCCACTACGACACCATGGAGGCGTTCGTCGCCGCCAGCCTTCTCGACGTGCACCTGGAAACCGGTCGTACCCATCAGATTCGGGTGCACTTCTCCGCGCTGCACCATCCGTGCTGTGGCGACCTCGTCTATGGTGCTGACCCGAAGCTCGCGAAAAGACTTGGGCTGGAACGTCAATGGTTGCACGCGCGATCTCTGGCCTTCGCGCATCCGGCCGACGGCCGGCGGATCGAGATCGTCAGTCCCTATCCGGCGGATCTGCAGCACGCCCTGGACGTGTTACGCGCCGAGGGCTGACCGCCCGGGTTTTCGGGCCTCCACCAGCACCCGCGTCGGATGGGTGACGAAGCGGCCTTCGGCGGTGATCAGATCGTGCAGTTCGCGCAGTCGCGAGTAATACGGCTCGGCGGTGAAATCGGGCACGGTCCAGATCAGCTTGCGTAGGAAGTAGATCACCGCGCCGATGTCGAAGAACTCCGCCCGGAGCCGTTCCATGCGCATGTCCACCACCTGCAGTCCGGCGGCCTGCGCGCCCGCCCGCTGGGTGGCCGGCTCGTAGAGTGCCCACAGCTGCGGTTGCGGCCCGACGACGTGGGTCACCAACTCCGACACCGTCGCCGGACCGGGATGCTGCGCGAAATAGGTGCCGCCGGGCTGCAGCAGCCGCGCGATCTCGCTCCACCACACGGCAATCGGATGACGGCTGATCACCAGATCGAAGGCTTCGTCGGCGAACGGCAACGGTGGTTCGTCGCCGGTGGCAACCACCACCACACCGCGGGGATTCAGTCGCCTACTGGCCAATGCCGCATTGGGAGGCCATGATTCAGTGGCTGCCATGGTCGGCGGGAACTTCTCGGCCCCGGCCAGTACCTCGCCGCCGCCGGTATGGATGTCCAGTGCCGCCGACGCACCCGCCAATCGCCCGCTCATCAGCCGCTGATACCCCCAGGACGGCCGCTGCTCCGTTGCGCGGCCGTCCAGCCAGGAGAAATCCCAACCCTCCACCGGCGCCGCCACCGCCTCAGCGACCAGGTCCTCAAACGAGCGCATGCCCAGCATTGTCACTCAGGCTTGCGGGCCTCGACGAGAACCCGCGCCGCATGCGCGACGAACGGACCCTCGGCTTCGATGCGCTCGTGGAGTTCGCGCAGCCGCTCGCGATAGCGCTCGACGGTGAAGCCGGGCACGGTCCAGATCACCTTGCGCAGGAAATAGACGACGGCGCCGACGTCGAAGAACTCCTGGCGCAGGCGCTCGAGTCGCATCTCCACGATCTGCAGGCCGGCGGACTCTGCCTGCGCGCGCTCAGCTTTCGGGTCCCGCCGGGCCCATGCCTGCGGCTGTGGGCCGATGAAGAATTCGGTCAACTCGGCGACGGTGGCCGGGCCGATGTGTTGAGCCAGATATATTCCGCCGGGCCGCAACACCCGGGCGATCTCAGCCCAAGGCACGCTGTTGGGGTGCCGGCTGGTCACCAGGTCGAACACGTCACCGGCGAACGGCAGTGCCTTCTCGTCGGGCACGGACACCACCACGACGCCGCGCGGGTGCAGGCGTCTGGTGGCCAGCGCGGCGTTCGGCCGCCACGGTTCCACGGCCGCCATGGTCGGCGGAAATCGCGGGGCCCCGGCCAGTACCTCACCGCCGCCGGTCTGGATGTCCAGTGCGGCCGAGACTTTCGCCAGCCGGTCGCTCATCAAGCGCTGATAACCCCAGGACGGCCGCTGTTCGGTCGCCCGGCCGTCCAGCCAGGAGAAGTCCCAACCGTCGACCGATGCCGAATCTGCTTCTGCCACCAGTTCTTCGAAAGTCCCGCCCATATCAGGCATTCTCGTCTGGTAGGCGGCCCCGATGTCGATCGGGCGCGGTGTCGGTCGTCATACCGTTGACATCTTCCAACAGATAGGGGACCACATATGCAGTACTGCCTGCTCATGCACTATCAGGAGGGCGGCGAGATCGGGTTGTCCGACGAAGACATGGCACCCGCGCGCGCGGCATTCGCTCAATACGCCGACGACCTGGACGCGGCGGGCGTCCTGATCGGCACACAGGTGCTGGAATCAGCTGCCGTGTCTACCACGTTCACGGCACGCAACGGAGCGCCCGAGATTCAGGACGGTCCGTTCGCCGACACCAAGGAACGTCTCGGTGGGGTCTTCGTCATCGAGGTGCCCGATCTGGATGCCGCACTGGAGTGGGCGAAACGATGCCCGGCCGCGGCGTGGGGAACGATCGAAATCCGGCCGGTGGGCGTGACGTATGCGAGCGGAAGGGGCTGGTATCAACCCGAGTGAGGTAGGGACCCGATTGGGCGCCTTCGTTCGCACCTCCTATGGGCGGCATCTGGCGCTGCTGGCCGCACCCACCGGCGACATCCCGGCGGCCGAGGATGCCATCGCCGACGCGATGGAGCGGGCGCTGACCCGATGGCCGAGGGATGGGATACCGGCCAATCCGGAGGCCTGGATCTTGACGGTGGCCCGCAATCGGCTGCGGGACCGCTGGAAATCGCATGCCTACCGAATGAGCCTACCGATGCCTGAAAAAGATTTCGAGGCAACAGAATTCAGCGAAGACGTGGCCACCATTCCAGATCGCCGGCTGGAGCTGATGCTGGTGTGCGCGCATCCCGCGATCGCCGCGAACTGCCGAACACCGTTGATGCTGCAGACGGTGCTCGGCGTCGACGCTGCCGCTATCGGGCGCGCATTCTCAGTACCGGCTGCCACGATGGCGCAACGGCTGGTGCGCGCCAAGCGCCGAATCCGGGACGCGGCAATCCCGTTTGCGATGCCGGGACGTGCGGATCTCGACGTCCGTTTGCCCGCCGTTCTGGAGGCGGTCTACGGCGCCTTCGCGATCGATTGGCAGCTGGAGCCGCAGGGCGACCCGATCGAGTCATTGGCGGCCGAAGCGCTGCATCTCGCACTGGTCCTGGTCGAGCTGCTGCCCGGTGATCCCGAGGTGCTCGGGCTGGCCGCACTGATGTACCTGTCGGAAGCCCGTCGAGCCGCGCGGCGCACCGGTGACGGCGAGTTCGTACCGCTGGACGAGCAGGACAGCAGGTTGTGGGATCGGACGCTGATCGCCCGCGGCGAAGACTTGTTGCATCGCGCCTACGACGTGGGTCGCCCGGGCCGCTACCAATATGAGGCGGCGATCCAGTCGGCGCACTGCGCCCGCGCCGGGGACGGCTACGTAGACAAGGTTGCGCTGCGAGCGCTGCATCGCGCTCTGTTACGGCTTGCGCCGTCGCTGGGCGCTGCGGTCGCCCTGGCGGTGATCGATGCCGACATCGAAGGGACGCAAGCGGGCCTGCGGGCGCTGGACGCGATGGCCGCCACGGAACGATTTCAGCCGGCCTGGACCGCCCGCGCCCATCTGCTGGCGTCTGCGGGCGAATTCGAGGCCGCGGCGCAGGCGTACCGTCGGGCCATCGAGCTCACCACAGACGCCGGCGTCGTCAGGTATCTGACCCGAAGACTTGACGCGCTGGCTGACGATCAGGTGTGAATGATTTCTCTTCCAGCCCGGCACCGCCGCTTTGTTATACCGGCGTCCCGGGTCGACCACTGACGTATTCGCGGGGTGTGGCGCCGAACCGGGTGCGGAATTCCTTGATGAAGTGCGAGGCGCTGGTGTAGCCGACCTGATGCGCGACGTCGGCGACGCCAACGTGTCGGTCCAGGATCAGTTCCCGTGCCCGGTTCAGTCGTACTTGCTTGACGTACTGGTACGGTGACGAACCCGTCAGCTCCCGAAACGCCCGGGTGAACGCCGACGGGCTCAGCCCCACCTGGGCGGCCAGGGTGGTGACCGTGATCGGTTCGATCAGCTGCGAATTGATGTAGGTCAGGGCCGCACCGATGGGATTGCCCGCCGCCTGCTGCGCGGCGAAGTGCAGCAGGCGCGCGAATTGTTCACGTTGCAGCACCCGGTAGACCAATTCACGCAGATAGAGCGGCGCCAGGACGCGCCGATCGACATCGGTGCCCAGCGACCGCAGGAATCTCAGCACGGAACTCATCACCTCGTCGTCGAGCGCGGAGACCATGCAGCTGTCCACGAGTTCGCGCACGGATGCCGTGTCGACGGGATTGCGGCCCGGCATCTTCTCGGAGATGCCGCGCACCGTGGAAGGATCGATCTCCAACACGAGGCACAGGCAAGGACGGTGCGGTGATGCCTCGAGAACCTCGCTCTGGAACTGCAGATCGCCGTTGATGACGAGGTAGTTGAACTGGTCGTAGACGTGGCGTCTGCCCTTCTCCGTCACCGCCTTGCGGCCCTGGGCGACGATCCCGATCGAGAGCCCCCGGATCTCCTGCCACTCGGGTTGCGTTGGCCGGCTGAAGCGGTAGATCGTCAGCCCCGGCCACAGCCCGGCGTTCGGGCCGTCCTGGGTCGCGCGGGCGGTCAGTTCGGCGACGAGTTCACTCGATGTCGCGTGCTGCTCGACGTACTCGGTGGCGGTCAAATCGGCACCTCCTCGAGCATCGACGGCGACGAGTTTCGAATTGCTCTGTGGAAAAAGGTATCTGACCGCGTGATCACCCGCTGTGTCTGTGGGTCCCGGTCGTCTCGGAATGAGACAGACATCGAGCAGGAATCTGCTACCGCGACAGTCGTCGATCCGGTTTGCTGTGACTATCGGGCACGCATCATCTTCCCCATGCTTCAGCGAGCGAAGGAAAAATCATGAAAATGCGGGCAGCGCGCATGCACGGCTACCACCGGCCACTGGAGATCGATGAAGTTCCGGTGCCTGACGTCGGGCGTAACCAGGTGCTGATCAAGGTTGCCGCGACCGGCATGTGCCGCAGCGATTATCAGCTGCTGGACGGTTACTTCCGGGATGGCCTTCCCGTCGAGTTTCCCTTCATCCCGGGACACGAAGTGTGCGGCACCGTCACCGAGATGGGTCCCGACGTTCCTAAGTCGGCCGGCATCTCCGAAGGAGATCTCGTCGTTGTCGACCCGAACTGGGGCGACGGCACCTGCCGGCAATGCCATGAGGGCAACCAACAACTCTGTGCCAATGGACAACTCGTCGGTTTCGGGCCCAACGGCGGTTTCGCCGAATACATGGTCGCCCCGTACGACCACGTTATTTCCTTTGGCGACCAGCCGGATCAAGAACCCCGGTACCTTGCCCCGCTGACCGACGCCGGTCTCACCCCCTACCGCGGCATGAAGAAGTTGCGCGACGCGGGCAAGCTCGGCGCCGGACGCACCGTCGTGGTCAACGGCATCGGCGGGCTCGGCAGCTACGGCGTGCAGTACGCACGACTCCTCGGCGCCGGTGCCACCGTGTTCGGATTTGCCAGAAGTGATGAAAAGCTCGATGTTGCAAGGGAACACGGCGCCGACCACACGATCAACGTGCGGGACAAGTCAACCGAGGACGTCCAGAACGAACTGGCGGACCTGACCGGTCGGCGCACGGTCGATGCGGTGCTGGACTGCGCCGGGTCGCCGGAGTCGCTGGGATTGGCGGCCGCCATCCTGGAGACCGAAGGCGCGCTGTCCCAGGTCGGCCTCATGGGCGAACGGGTCGAGCTGCCGTTGTTCCCGTTCGTCAGCGGAGAGAAGTCCTACTTCGGCTCGTTCTGGGGCAACTACAACGACCTTCGAGAGGTGCTGTCGCTGGCCGGCCAGGGTCTGATCAAACATCACGTGGTCCCGGTCGAACTCGACGACATCAACGACAACCTCGAGGCGCTGGGTCGCGGCGACATCGTGGGCAGGGCAGTGGTTGTGTTCGACTGACCAGTCATCGGGTGTGGCAGACGAACTTGGTGCCGCCGAGGTCGAGCGTCACCTCGCCCTGGTGCTCCCAGTACTCCGAACCTTGACGGCCATATCGGGCGCCGCTGCCTGAGGGCAGGAGGAACAAGATGACGCGTACGCCCTTCCAGTCCAGAACCGCCGTCTTCGGATCGAGCTGGTTGTAGAACTGCGCGGTCAACGTACCGGCATCGGCGGGGCAGTCGTAGCTGACGACCGGTGGCGCGACGGTGGCCGGGTCGGCGATGGCCAGCTCCACAAGCCGCGTCTGATAAGCCTCTAGCACGCAGGTCCGCACCTCGACGAGATCGGCGCAACCGTCGCGGGTCGTCGCGAACGCGCTCTGCGCGGTGGTCAGAGTGGCCTGATCGGCATTCGGCCGTGCCAGCGCCTGTTGGTAGGCCGCCTGCAGGCGCCGGTCGAGGTCGCTCAATTGTGGCTCGTCGCAAACCAATTGCTGTGCCTTGTTCGCCGGTTTGGCGCAGTCGAACGTCATCGCCGGGGCGGCGGGCTGGGTGGTGGTCGAGGAAGAAGAGGTACTCGAAGACGCCGCGGACCGGGACGCGCCGGACCCGCCGCCGTCGCAGGCGCTGACGAGCAGTACGGCCAGGATGGCGACCAGCAGTCTCATACCTGCTGACTACCGGCTCGTGGACGGGAGCAGCGCCGCGACACGCCGTGGACGGCGGTCAGACTTTCGCCGACGCTGTTGTTGCGTGCGGCGCCGTTGTTCGCGAGGGGCCGCAAAATGCCGGGCGTGGTGGCGTGTCGTTGGCGACATGCGGGCGCTCGCCGGGGCGGGCAGCCCGGCGCACGGCGGCGCGTCATCTTGTCCTGAGCTGTGTATCTATTCACCGGCCGATGTCCTAGGTTGGCTTCATGACCGTCCGTCACACCTTCCACACCGCCATCAGGAGCAACTGTCGATGAATCTCGGTGACCTCACGCATCTGGTCGAAAAGCCTTTCGCGGCGATGTCGAACATGATCAACACGCCGAACTCCGCGGGTCGGTACCGGCCTTTCTACCTGAGGAACTTGCTCGATGCCGTCCAAGGCCGCAAGCTCAGCGACGCGGTCCAGGGCAGGGTGGTGCTCATCACGGGCGGGTCGTCAGGCATCGGAGAAGCCGCTGCTCACAAGATCGCCGAGGCGGGCGGCACGGTGGTGCTGATCGCGCGCACCCTGGAAAACCTCGAGAAGGTTGCCGACGACATCCGAGCCAATGGCGGCACCGCACACGTGTACCCGTGCGATCTGTCCGACACCGACGCGATTGCGGCGATGGCCGACAAGGTGCTCGAGGACCTCGGTGGGGTCGACATCCTGATCAACAACGCGGGCCGCTCGATCCGGCGTTCGCTGGCACTGTCCTACGACCGGATCCACGACTACCAACGCACGATTCAGCTGAACTACCTGGGCGCGGTCCAGCTGATCCTCAAGTTCATCCCCGGTATGCGCGAACGCGGCTTCGGGCACATCGTCAACGTGTCCTCGGTCGGCGTGCAGACGCGCGCGCCGCGGTTCGGCGCATACATCGCCAGCAAGGCCGCGCTGGACAGCCTGTGCGACGCGCTGCAGGCGGAGACCGTGAGCGACAACGTCCGGTTCACCACCGTGCACATGGCGTTGGTGCGCACGCCGATGATCAGCCCGACGACGATGTACGACCATTTCCCGACGCTGACGCCCGATCAGGCGGCCGGGGTGATCACCGACGCGCTGATCCACCGGCCCCGGCGGGCGAGTTCGCCGTTCGGCCAGTTCGCCGCGGTCGCCGATGCCGTCAACCCGGCGGTGATGGACCGGGTGCGTAACCGGGCGTTCGGCATGTTCGACGACTCCTCAGCCGCAAAGGGGAGCGAAAAGCCAAGCGAGGAAACAGATCTCGACAAGCGGAGCGAGACCTTCCTGCAGGCGACCCGAGGGATCCACTGGTGAGTCTCCCCAAACCCACCGGGCAGACCACGGTCGTCATCACGGGCGCCTCGTCGGGGATCGGCACCGAACTCGCGAAAGGCCTTGCGCGGCGCGGGTATCCGCTGATGCTGGTGGCCCGGCGCCGCGAGCGCCTCGACGAGCTGGCCGACCGGTTGCGGGACAGCGACAAGATCGCAGTCGAGGTGCTGCCGCTGGACCTTTCCGACGCCGATTCGCGGGCCGAGCTCGCGCAGCGGCTGAGCACCGATCCGATTGCCGGACTGTGCAACAGCGCGGGATTCGGTACCAGCGGGCGCTTCTATGAACTACCGGCCGAACGCGAGAGCGAGGAGGTCACCCTCAATGCGCTGGCATTGATGGAGCTCACCCGGGCCGTGCTGCCCGGCATGGTGGAGCGGGGCGCAGGCGCCGTGCTGAACATCGCGTCGATCGCCGGGTTCCAGCCGCTGCCGTATATGGCCGTGTATTCGGCCAGCAAGGCGTTCGTGCTGACCTTCTCCGAGGCGGTTCAAGAGGAGTTGCACGGGACGGGAGTGTCGGTCACGGCGCTGTGTCCCGGGCCGGTTCCTACCGAGTGGGCCGAGATCGCCAGTGCCGAGCGGTTCAGCGTCCCGCTCGCACAGGTCTCACCGGAGGAAGTCGCCGAACAGGCCATCCGGGGCATGCTGTCCGGTAAGCGTGGCGTGGTCCCGGGACTGGTGCCCAAGGTCGCCAGCACCAGCGGCCGGCTGTTACCGCGCAGTGTGCTGCTGCCGGCGATCCGGATCGGAAACAAGCTGCGTGGCGGTCCCAGCCACTGATCCGGTTTCGGGCGGCTACTTCTCCGGGACGACCTTGAGCACCTGACCCGGCTGCACCGTCTTGTCTGATTGGTTGGCCACCGCGCCGGTCAGTACGTAGAGATTGTCGGCCGAGTCGACAGCGACACCGTGCGAGCTTGCGGGAATCGGTAGCGAAATGGCACTGCCGCCGCCAGCCGGCAATTCGAAGAATCGTCTGCCGAAACCGTCGGCGACGAAGGTGTTGCCCGCGCTGTCGAAAGCGATCTGGCGTGGCTCCAGGAGATCGGGAATGGGTAGCGCGGTGGCAGTGGTGGCGCCGGGGGCCAGTTTCAACACCTTGCCGTGGCCGGTGTTTTCGATGCCGGAACTGACGTACACATTGCCGGCTTTGTCGACCGCGATGCCTTTGGGCACGTACAGGTCGTTGAAGGACAGGTCGGTCGGCCGGTTTTCGCCGGGAGCCAGCTTCTTCACCCCGTACTTCAGCTTGAAGTCGGATGTCAGCAGACCGCCGACCGCATAAACGTTGCCAGCCGCATCGAAGGTGATGGCATCGATCCGCGAGAAGCCGCGGAACTGCAACCGCATCGGGCTGGTCTTGCCGGCCTCCAGGAACCAGACCTGGCTGCCCTCGCTGTAATAGATGTTGCCGGCCTGGTCGACCGCCAGGTCAGTTGCGGAGCGCACATTGACGCCCGGAATGTCAACGGCGACAGCGTCCCCGGCGCCGGGCGCCAGCTTGAACAGCATTGTTGGTAGGGAGTCGAATGACCCCTCGCCGACCAGGGAGGCCAGCGCGTAGACGTTGCCGGCCCCGTCGACGCCAACGCTTTTCGTCACGCCCAGTCCGGGAAACGGCAGCGCGGTGGGCAGTGCGGTGTAGCTGCGCTTGGACGGGGCGGTCGTCGTGGTCGGCGCTGCCGACGTAGATTTGCCCGGGCGGTGAACGAGTTTGGGAATCGCGAAGGCGGCCACCGCCACCGCCACCACGATCGCTACGACCGCAATCACCGGGCCCAGCCGCCGTCGTCGTGGCTGCGGCGACCGCAGCACCACCGGATGCGTGTGCGGGTAGGATACCGTTCGTCCGGTATTCCATTGTGGCGGTGAGGGGTTGGGCGGCGTCGAGGGCAGCTGGATCGTCTGCGTGGCCGCCGCCGCGAGGGCACCCTGCGCAGCTTCGGCCAATTCGGCGGCGCTGCGGTACCGGTCATCGGGGTTGTCGGCCAGACCCCTGGCAATGACGGCGTCCAGACCGGCGGGGATGCCCGGCCGCTGCCGGCTCGGCGGTGGTGCCGCAGCGTCCGGCGGGCGCCCGGTCAGGCACTCGTACAGGACCGCAGCCAACGCGGTGATGTCGGCGCGGTAGCTGGCTTCGGTGTTGGTGACCAGTGCGCGGGTGCGCTCCGTGGACGGAGTGGCGCCGGTTGCATCCGCCAGATATGCCGACCCGCCGTCGCCCAGCAGGATGGTGGCCGTCGTGACGTCGCGGTGGACGGTCTTTTGAGCATGGCTGTCGTCGATCACCGCGGCGATACGGCGCACCACCGCGACCGCATGACCCGGATTCAGGGGGCCATGTTGCGCCAGTTGGGTTTTCAGGTCGCTCATCAACCGGCCCCCACCTTGAGCAGTCGGTTGTTCTCGGTCAGGTAGACGGCGCCCGCCGCATCGACGGCAATGCCACCGAAAGACTGGTTCTCGGGCACGGTGGGTGTTGTCGACGTCGTGGCACCAGCGGGGAGCTTCAGGAGTTTGCCCAGGTTGTCGGAGTTGTCGATCACATAGACGGTCGACTTGGCGTCGACGGCAATGCCTTGTGCCCGGCCGAGCTGAGAAAAGGGCAACTGAGTGGGACTGGTGGCGCCGGGTGCCAGTTTCAGGACGCGGCCCATCTGCAGGCCATAGACATTGCCGGCGCCGTCCAGCGCGACGCTCTCGAACAAGCCTGCCCCGAACGGAAGCACCGTGGGGGCGGGCGCGTCGACCGCGAGCCGAAGCACCTGGTCCCGCGCGGTCACGTACACATTGCCGGCGCCGTCGACCGCCAGACCCGAGGGAAGAATCGCCCCGAAGGGCAGTTCGACGGGTGACGTGGCACCCGGAGGGAGTTTCCAGACCTGGCCGGTCCCGGGGGTGGACCAATCCGTGATGTAGAGGTTGCCGGCGGAGTCCACGGCCACGGCCTTGGGCTTGGTGAGCCCGCGAATTGGGATCTCGGTGGGTGCGTTCGAGTTCGCGGCGAGTTTGAACACCTTCTTGCCGCCTGTGTCGACGACGAATACGTTGCCGGCGCCGTCGACTGTCACCCCGCTCAGATCGCCGTATCCGATTGTCGTCAAAGGGGTGGCGTTGAGTGGTGGCGCGGCGTTGGCGATCGGGGCGGTCGGCGTAGCTGGGCCGGTCGTGGTGCTGCGGGAGGGCTGAGATGAGTTCGGTGTGCCCGAGACCGCCACCCCGACGGCGGTGATGACGGCAACGGCGCCCATGGCCGCGACGATGAGCGCGACGCGGCGTCCGGACTTTCGCCGGACGGGCGGGGGCCGCTGCATGGTCGGCGCCGCAGTCGGTGCCGGAGGGCTCCAGGGTTGCGTCGGCGGGGCGGCCTGAGGCGTCCACGACGGGCTGGGAACCGGTGTGCCCAGGGCTCGCTGGGCGGCGGCACCCAGTTCGCCGGCGCTTCGGTAGCGACGCTCGGGTTCCTTGGCCATGCCGCGCGCGATCACCTCGTCGAAACCGACCGGAATCCCGGGCCGTTGCTGACTGGGACGCGGCGGCGGCGAGGTCAGGTGGGCGGCGACCAATGCCGGTATCTCGGTGCGGTTCTCGAAGGGCGAGGCCCCGGTCAGGCACTCGTGGAGCACACAGGCCAGTGCGTAGATGTCGGCGCCGGGTGTGACCTCTCCCGAGGCAAGACGCTCCGGAGCCAGATAGGCGAACGAACCGATGGTGGTGCCTTCGCTGGTGAGTTTGGTGTCGGTGGCAGCGTTGGCCAACCCGAAGTCGACCAGGCAGGCGAAATCGTCTTTGCCGAGCAGGATATTGGCCGGTTTGACGTCGCGGTGGATCACCGTTTCGGCGTGGGCGGCATCCAGCGCGGCCGCGATCTGACGCACGATGTTCACCGAACGCGCCGGGCCGAGCGCGCCGTCGCGCTCCAGCGTGCTCTGCAGGTCGGTGCCATCGATGAGCCGCATGTCGATATAGAGCTGCCC
It contains:
- a CDS encoding RluA family pseudouridine synthase; protein product: MTERSMPVPDGLAGMRVDAGLARLLGLSRSAAAAIAEDGGVELDGVTAGKSDRLNAGAWLQVRLPEPPKPPENTPVDIEGMTILYSDDDIVAVDKPAAVAAHASVGWTGPTVLGGLAAAGYRITTSGVHERQGIVHRLDVGTSGVMVVAISERAYTVLKRAFKQRTVEKRYHALVQGHPDPSSGTIDAPIGRHPGPEWKFAVTRDGRHSITHYDTMEAFVAASLLDVHLETGRTHQIRVHFSALHHPCCGDLVYGADPKLAKRLGLERQWLHARSLAFAHPADGRRIEIVSPYPADLQHALDVLRAEG
- a CDS encoding class I SAM-dependent methyltransferase, encoding MLGMRSFEDLVAEAVAAPVEGWDFSWLDGRATEQRPSWGYQRLMSGRLAGASAALDIHTGGGEVLAGAEKFPPTMAATESWPPNAALASRRLNPRGVVVVATGDEPPLPFADEAFDLVISRHPIAVWWSEIARLLQPGGTYFAQHPGPATVSELVTHVVGPQPQLWALYEPATQRAGAQAAGLQVVDMRMERLRAEFFDIGAVIYFLRKLIWTVPDFTAEPYYSRLRELHDLITAEGRFVTHPTRVLVEARKPGRSALGA
- a CDS encoding methyltransferase domain-containing protein — encoded protein: MGGTFEELVAEADSASVDGWDFSWLDGRATEQRPSWGYQRLMSDRLAKVSAALDIQTGGGEVLAGAPRFPPTMAAVEPWRPNAALATRRLHPRGVVVVSVPDEKALPFAGDVFDLVTSRHPNSVPWAEIARVLRPGGIYLAQHIGPATVAELTEFFIGPQPQAWARRDPKAERAQAESAGLQIVEMRLERLRQEFFDVGAVVYFLRKVIWTVPGFTVERYRERLRELHERIEAEGPFVAHAARVLVEARKPE
- a CDS encoding YciI family protein, yielding MQYCLLMHYQEGGEIGLSDEDMAPARAAFAQYADDLDAAGVLIGTQVLESAAVSTTFTARNGAPEIQDGPFADTKERLGGVFVIEVPDLDAALEWAKRCPAAAWGTIEIRPVGVTYASGRGWYQPE
- a CDS encoding RNA polymerase sigma factor, translating into MRAEGAGINPSEVGTRLGAFVRTSYGRHLALLAAPTGDIPAAEDAIADAMERALTRWPRDGIPANPEAWILTVARNRLRDRWKSHAYRMSLPMPEKDFEATEFSEDVATIPDRRLELMLVCAHPAIAANCRTPLMLQTVLGVDAAAIGRAFSVPAATMAQRLVRAKRRIRDAAIPFAMPGRADLDVRLPAVLEAVYGAFAIDWQLEPQGDPIESLAAEALHLALVLVELLPGDPEVLGLAALMYLSEARRAARRTGDGEFVPLDEQDSRLWDRTLIARGEDLLHRAYDVGRPGRYQYEAAIQSAHCARAGDGYVDKVALRALHRALLRLAPSLGAAVALAVIDADIEGTQAGLRALDAMAATERFQPAWTARAHLLASAGEFEAAAQAYRRAIELTTDAGVVRYLTRRLDALADDQV
- a CDS encoding AraC family transcriptional regulator, with the protein product MTATEYVEQHATSSELVAELTARATQDGPNAGLWPGLTIYRFSRPTQPEWQEIRGLSIGIVAQGRKAVTEKGRRHVYDQFNYLVINGDLQFQSEVLEASPHRPCLCLVLEIDPSTVRGISEKMPGRNPVDTASVRELVDSCMVSALDDEVMSSVLRFLRSLGTDVDRRVLAPLYLRELVYRVLQREQFARLLHFAAQQAAGNPIGAALTYINSQLIEPITVTTLAAQVGLSPSAFTRAFRELTGSSPYQYVKQVRLNRARELILDRHVGVADVAHQVGYTSASHFIKEFRTRFGATPREYVSGRPGTPV
- a CDS encoding NAD(P)-dependent alcohol dehydrogenase, with the translated sequence MKMRAARMHGYHRPLEIDEVPVPDVGRNQVLIKVAATGMCRSDYQLLDGYFRDGLPVEFPFIPGHEVCGTVTEMGPDVPKSAGISEGDLVVVDPNWGDGTCRQCHEGNQQLCANGQLVGFGPNGGFAEYMVAPYDHVISFGDQPDQEPRYLAPLTDAGLTPYRGMKKLRDAGKLGAGRTVVVNGIGGLGSYGVQYARLLGAGATVFGFARSDEKLDVAREHGADHTINVRDKSTEDVQNELADLTGRRTVDAVLDCAGSPESLGLAAAILETEGALSQVGLMGERVELPLFPFVSGEKSYFGSFWGNYNDLREVLSLAGQGLIKHHVVPVELDDINDNLEALGRGDIVGRAVVVFD
- a CDS encoding MliC family protein, whose product is MRLLVAILAVLLVSACDGGGSGASRSAASSSTSSSSTTTQPAAPAMTFDCAKPANKAQQLVCDEPQLSDLDRRLQAAYQQALARPNADQATLTTAQSAFATTRDGCADLVEVRTCVLEAYQTRLVELAIADPATVAPPVVSYDCPADAGTLTAQFYNQLDPKTAVLDWKGVRVILFLLPSGSGARYGRQGSEYWEHQGEVTLDLGGTKFVCHTR
- a CDS encoding SDR family NAD(P)-dependent oxidoreductase, which gives rise to MNLGDLTHLVEKPFAAMSNMINTPNSAGRYRPFYLRNLLDAVQGRKLSDAVQGRVVLITGGSSGIGEAAAHKIAEAGGTVVLIARTLENLEKVADDIRANGGTAHVYPCDLSDTDAIAAMADKVLEDLGGVDILINNAGRSIRRSLALSYDRIHDYQRTIQLNYLGAVQLILKFIPGMRERGFGHIVNVSSVGVQTRAPRFGAYIASKAALDSLCDALQAETVSDNVRFTTVHMALVRTPMISPTTMYDHFPTLTPDQAAGVITDALIHRPRRASSPFGQFAAVADAVNPAVMDRVRNRAFGMFDDSSAAKGSEKPSEETDLDKRSETFLQATRGIHW
- a CDS encoding SDR family oxidoreductase, with protein sequence MSLPKPTGQTTVVITGASSGIGTELAKGLARRGYPLMLVARRRERLDELADRLRDSDKIAVEVLPLDLSDADSRAELAQRLSTDPIAGLCNSAGFGTSGRFYELPAERESEEVTLNALALMELTRAVLPGMVERGAGAVLNIASIAGFQPLPYMAVYSASKAFVLTFSEAVQEELHGTGVSVTALCPGPVPTEWAEIASAERFSVPLAQVSPEEVAEQAIRGMLSGKRGVVPGLVPKVASTSGRLLPRSVLLPAIRIGNKLRGGPSH